The following are encoded together in the Montipora foliosa isolate CH-2021 chromosome 12, ASM3666993v2, whole genome shotgun sequence genome:
- the LOC137979073 gene encoding uncharacterized protein isoform X2: protein MFLSTSYATIIIMIATSFSRSNQTPINLTEGQGLVINNHCGASPIDSETLSHIKATVDYIASKTNNGQNYSGELRTGLASLKTDYEEKINQLSQQVTFLREKLANISKMPGPPGQNGPMGPQGPSGPPGLKGRDGLPGLPGKAGALGPKGPPGHNGINGIPGSRGPHGPPGSPGQRGAGNFSSCNYKTFVSNIMAGVTALTDASILETKGKKIISAWCYSNDAFTYELLHSKGQDGLPKYSCVCNGTRKALKSNELMSCKINYWECEL from the exons ATGTTTCTTTCTACGAGCTACGCCACGATCATTATCATGATTGCCACCTCGTTTTCTCGCAGCAATCAAACACCAATCAATTTGACCGAAGGACAAGGCCTTGTGATAAACAACCATTGTGGTGCATCACCAATCGACAGCGAGACTTTGTCTCATATCAAAGCCACAGTGGATTACATCGCTTCCAAGACAAACAATG GCCAAAATTATTCAGGCGAATTAAGAACTGGGCTTGCCTCTTTGAAAACTGATTACGAAGAGAAAATTAACCAGCTTTCCCAACAAGTGACTTTCCTCAGAGAAAAATTG GCTAATATCAGTAAAATGCCGGGACCACCCGGGCAAAATGGTCCCATGGGACCTCAAGGCCCGTCAGGACCACCAGGCCTGAAAGGTAGAGACGGATTACCGGGATTACCCGGAAAAGCGGGGGCACTAGGACCAAAGGGACCACCGGGTCATAACGGCATTAATGGCATTCCTGGATCCCGGGGTCCCCATGGTCCCCCTGGTTCCCCCGGACAGAGAGGTGCTGGGAATTTCAGCTCTTGCAATTACAAAACCTTCGTTTCAAACATAATGGCAGGTGTGACTGCGTTAACTGACGCGTCCATATTGGAGACTAAG GGCAAGAAGATAATAAGCGCCTGGTGTTATTCAAACGATGCCTTCACATATGAACTGTTACATTCCAAAGGACAAGATGGCTTGCCTAAATACAGTTGTGTTTGTAATGGTACACGCAAGGCACTTAAATCAAACGAATTGATGTCCTGCAAAATAAATTACTGGGAATGTGAACTTTGA
- the LOC137979073 gene encoding uncharacterized protein isoform X1, which yields MYLGRADNNYNNCVPSKATTDREENYYATLAQGKEFLNNAALTMSTTNVYDASKQDLHLEPMYIDVVSEVPTTRNLSRRSKCFIFWLIILTLVSLSSLAFTAFIFYNFGIINKSITSPGDRSQSVAFNGQNYSGELRTGLASLKTDYEEKINQLSQQVTFLREKLANISKMPGPPGQNGPMGPQGPSGPPGLKGRDGLPGLPGKAGALGPKGPPGHNGINGIPGSRGPHGPPGSPGQRGAGNFSSCNYKTFVSNIMAGVTALTDASILETKGKKIISAWCYSNDAFTYELLHSKGQDGLPKYSCVCNGTRKALKSNELMSCKINYWECEL from the exons ATGTATTTGGGAAGAGCAGACAATAACTACAACAACTGTGTGCCTTCGAAAGCCACTACAGACCGTGAAGAAAATTATTACGCAACGTTAGCTCAAGGAAAAGAGTTTCTAAATAATGCTGCGTTAACAATGAGCACTACCAACGTCTATGATGCTAGCAAGCAAGATCTTCATTTGGAGCCGATGTATATCGACGTTGTCTCTGAAGTACCTACAACAAGAAACTTATCTCGACGGTCAAAATGCTTCATCTTTTGGTTAATCATATTGACGCTGGTTTCATTAAGCTCCCTTGCTTTCACTGCTTTCATCTTTTACAATTTTGGCATCATCAACAAGAGCATAACCTCACCTGGAGACCGTAGCCAAAGTGTTGCATTCAACG GCCAAAATTATTCAGGCGAATTAAGAACTGGGCTTGCCTCTTTGAAAACTGATTACGAAGAGAAAATTAACCAGCTTTCCCAACAAGTGACTTTCCTCAGAGAAAAATTG GCTAATATCAGTAAAATGCCGGGACCACCCGGGCAAAATGGTCCCATGGGACCTCAAGGCCCGTCAGGACCACCAGGCCTGAAAGGTAGAGACGGATTACCGGGATTACCCGGAAAAGCGGGGGCACTAGGACCAAAGGGACCACCGGGTCATAACGGCATTAATGGCATTCCTGGATCCCGGGGTCCCCATGGTCCCCCTGGTTCCCCCGGACAGAGAGGTGCTGGGAATTTCAGCTCTTGCAATTACAAAACCTTCGTTTCAAACATAATGGCAGGTGTGACTGCGTTAACTGACGCGTCCATATTGGAGACTAAG GGCAAGAAGATAATAAGCGCCTGGTGTTATTCAAACGATGCCTTCACATATGAACTGTTACATTCCAAAGGACAAGATGGCTTGCCTAAATACAGTTGTGTTTGTAATGGTACACGCAAGGCACTTAAATCAAACGAATTGATGTCCTGCAAAATAAATTACTGGGAATGTGAACTTTGA